Within the Phycodurus eques isolate BA_2022a chromosome 15, UOR_Pequ_1.1, whole genome shotgun sequence genome, the region AATCAGGAAGACGTGGGTCAACCAAACGCAGGTGCAAGGCCTCCCAGTGCgggttatttttttcactggcTCAGCTCACACTTCTCAACTGCAAGAGGCTCTCGTGTTAGAATCGAACCACAGCAGGGACGTGGTTCAATGCCGCGCTGTGACTGACTCACCTTTTGGAGGGCCGGTTGAGAGGACGGTGTTAGCGTTCCGCTGGTTGATCACCTTTTGTCCCAGGGCTCGCTTTGTTCTCCTGACACACGACCATGTGTTTGTAAACCTCCCTGCCATTGGAGGCTACCTGCTCGGGTTACACAGGCACCCAGAGGACCTGTATCTGGGACAGGTGATCCAGGGAAAGTACTCGGATAGGAACCAGTCCAGCCCCGGTTACGTGCCTCCGAACTTCTACCTGCACAAACACCTGCCGGAATACTGCGACGGCACCACCTATGTCATGTCCCAGGACGTGGTACGAAAAGTATACGTAGCATCCGCACAGGTCCGCGCACCCGTGTCGGCGGATATTTTCGTGGGCCTTTGTGCCCACAAGGCTGGTGTGGCGCCGACCCACAGCGCTCGATTCCCGGGAGACAAACACATCCGCTACAACGCTTGCTGCTACCGTTACCTGTTCAGCTCAGCCCAAATGACGAGTCTTGATCTGGATAGGGTGTGGTCAGACCTGGGTCCGAATGGCAGTGCTGGGACATGCTCCTTGTTCCAGACCTACTATGGCTTAGTGATCTGCAAGGCCCTCACGTACCTGCATACACTGTCCATCCTCGCCACTTCAGAATAAGCGGGGGTCCGCGAGCCATAGCTTGGGGTTCggcaaaataatttgtaataaattattgtcatatcattttaaaaagtgcattccTTTCACACcagtaaaacaaacataataagtCCATAAATTTTCCCTACCATAGCCTTGGAACAATTAAAAGCAGTGATATGAATAATGATCATAATTCACTTTATTGGCGCCTTTCACAAGCCACTCAAGGTCACCGTACAAACATAGTTACTCGCTTGAGTAACAAAAACACAGTGCTGTACGCTGATGATCCAAGATTGATTGTCATTGGTACATTTCTGCGTTCTCACTCGGTACCACTCATGTTGATgggttgaactttttttttttttcctttttacttttgaagcccatttttcaagaaaaatccaaactgtactgttttatatattttagtatTCGGAGTATtgggacattttaaaattatacaatgatattaaagtaatatttttaaaagagtAAACTTGTACCGCTCGCATAACGGGAGCGGGGAGTTCACTTCCGTTGTGCTCAAATGCCGCTATGTTGTGCATTAATGTTGCAATGTTGTCGATTACTGTGGTGTTTGCAGTTCCAATGTGTGTCAATGTTGTGTCGTGGTGTTTTCAATTGTTGCGACTTGTCTAGCCCACTGTACAAATCACGTAAATAAGACTCTTCAAACAACATTATTCCAATGCACACAAAATTCATAAATGTTTAATACACTTAAATTATAAACATGAACATATTTCCTTCAACAATAAATGACTTTGTAGCCATTTCTATGTACAATCTCGCTTCAGTCAGCTAATGGAGTCATGCCCCCTCTTGCCACAGACTATTACACCACCCTACATTATCACATATTTAAAGAGTGACGTTATTTTTCTGTCAGATGGTGTCCCGGaagctttaattcaatggataCCGAAAACTATTCCTCAATGCCACCTTTCAACAGGAAATGCATAATATGTTGCCATGCATATGGTCCATTGGCCCACTCCACCGTGAATTGGCCGCCGACAAGCAGCTAATAGCTAGGAGCTGCTAGTGGGCTTCCGGACTAGCGTATCGGCGTTGGGGCCGTTCAATACTCGACAGCCTCGCTCCATGTGCCGCACGTAGAGCcgcacaacagagacacttaagggaaagttaactgtttattacattcgctagcccgtgagctaacaagctagcaaGCTAACAGCAGGGTTGTTGAATAAGTCAGCACCTCGCTCGGTGTTGTGTGTGGGTCCCCACAtcacagagacacttaagggaaagttaactgtttattaaacagAGTGGCACATGCTATTCAACAAGTAGCTGACTGCAGACAttactttatgaaaaaaattatttgattgacaggtggcgttttcagtgcattcagcggacacgcccacactATCCTACAGCTGGAAGATGGTGATTTTGGAGCCTTGTTTTATATActtaacaatgtttttattcattgaaatttggcagatttgttaacaatactcttctctgtggtgaaatttataatagtttttttttgtcacttaacTGGGTCATTAAAACTAATCTATaactatattttgtttaaaaaaaaaagtgattttcacccaagccactacaagAGGAGATGACAGAATGCTGATTAAACCTATCATTTTATGACACGTCTTGCTATTTGTTtcaatatctatctatctatctatatatatatatatatttagtgactatccTACACATTCCCGCACTGGATCACTTGGTGGCGCTCTaaaattaaatcttttttttttttttttttttttttttttttttttttttttaaaggagaaaCCTAGTGTAAGAAAGTTTGTCAACGACGATTGCTTACAATGTTGCGGCGTTTCTGTACTCAGACTTCAGTACAGAGcgcgagtacttttgccacctccggTTAATAAATAACACGCGCTTATTCAAgtgggttgaaaaaaaaatcacggcGTCAGACTACCGGCGAGCCTCATGCGCCTACGTGGCACACTTGGGTTGCAGAAGCGTAAAGGCTGGAAACAAGGCTGAGTGGGGAGGAGACGAAGGAGGAGGACCAGACTGCTGGCTCTTGTTTCCTCAAATCGCGGTGCATTGTGGGGCAGAGGCGGCCTTCCTCTCTGTGTCGACACATTGCAAAGAGCAATAGTCGGCTACAGGCACATCTTTCAGTCAATAACGTGAACGCGCAGGGGCGTCTCGAACaagcaaagacaaaaacaaaacaaaacaagcttgCAAAGTGTGTGGATAAAGCCTTCATTATTGGTATTAATCAGCCGTTTGGTCGACAAACATGGGGCAGGAGGATTTCATGAGCACGGCCGAAGACGTGGCAGACCAGGCAAGTTGAATTATTAGCACGCGCGAGCTAGCCCCCGTTGAACGCTGCTTTTCCCTTTCACTCGGCGAGGGGGGGAATGACGCTTAAATACTTGACGAGCCTTTAGGACGGTTGAACGACTAGCCTTCTTGAGGTTAATTTGCATGACAAACCAGTTTTGTGACAGTACCTCCCGTAGTCGCGTCTGCTTCAAATTCCACTTCCACTTCGCTCGAGTGACAAGTTGTCGTTTGTCGTACAAGTCAAGGATGGAGACGCCAG harbors:
- the LOC133414132 gene encoding LOW QUALITY PROTEIN: beta-1,3-galactosyltransferase 9 (The sequence of the model RefSeq protein was modified relative to this genomic sequence to represent the inferred CDS: substituted 1 base at 1 genomic stop codon), giving the protein MXCCLCALSTHQWCFLLFNVLLFHALLFGGDFVEEYLLQPVPKVYNDGLVIDIREKARKLDLSAATEKEWRAYPAPNREACTSADLFLLALIFSSPANISRRDAIRKTWVNQTQVQGLPVRVIFFTGSAHTSQLQEALVLESNHSRDVVQCRAVTDSPFGGPVERTVLAFRWLITFCPRARFVLLTHDHVFVNLPAIGGYLLGLHRHPEDLYLGQVIQGKYSDRNQSSPGYVPPNFYLHKHLPEYCDGTTYVMSQDVVRKVYVASAQVRAPVSADIFVGLCAHKAGVAPTHSARFPGDKHIRYNACCYRYLFSSAQMTSLDLDRVWSDLGPNGSAGTCSLFQTYYGLVICKALTYLHTLSILATSE